In the Flavobacterium pallidum genome, one interval contains:
- a CDS encoding T9SS type A sorting domain-containing protein has product MKKNYLFLLMSVLCFQAKAQIVNESANWPNPAWTITGDYNTGPTAFESDPTTTANFAFDDDDATNGHDDSIAAESPVINLAAAFNGNEKFITATAQYGYHYLANDVLIFQYWDADAGAWVNWGASIPGNNTAILDNFCTIPKTSISSGALSIGSFTANQLANFKYRISYDDQVGGPDWNYGFCFESPVLTSSACGAPSAIVFSNVMANTVDVAWSDLGVPYEYVVDGVATDPAGAGTANATNSVSVGGLTQLTPYYFHVRAVCAPGVFSAWTTTPFTTSPDPAANDDCANAIELTVNPDFACGTVTAGTLLGATDSGETDNGAGTPDDDVWYTFVASATSQKIVISNVSGTPTDLVFEVLDGGCGAFTSLLISDPNTNSVGNLIPGNTYYIRVFSYTAGGSNSTTTFNICVGTPPPAAANDDCTMAEALTVNPDTNCASVTSGTLQSASDSGEGDNGAGTPDDDVWYTFVATNAIHTIKLSNIVGSSTDLVHEVLSGNCGGFTSLSISDPNTSSVANLNVGETYYIRVFTLGATPADTTFDICVGTPPPPPVNDDIAGAIQLTLDLGTACGPNKITGISNDQTSGSPEIAPTCTDQYNPSQGNGDLWYYIVAPSPDFKLNISDITGSIVTVSSALYSGTPGNLTEVGVCGNAATKTYTGLNVGETYYFRVWDYANDGIGTFSLCGFYIDCTPHIATYTVVSDCPNTETFSVNVEITGMGSATSITISDDQGSATQQAAAPGIYTFGPYANGTPVIFTSVNDASAACTLTSPVQNQVACPGPNDECANAIALIPAGSFDAAAVIGNNTGATHDANDPLPTCDALNFATNGKDVWYSVVVPASGTLTLETRTAGDTNIDDTGIQAFSGSCGALTALGCNADNGDGNFSLLPLTGLNAGETILVRVWGYNTDFGAFNVAAYDASLGILPNSDDAFRVYPNPVHNVLNLEYAADMSEVAVYNVIGQQVLTKTLNTSSAQVDMSNLASGTYIVKVMADNKVKTIKVVKQ; this is encoded by the coding sequence ATGAAAAAGAATTACTTATTCTTACTCATGTCGGTTCTATGTTTCCAGGCGAAAGCCCAGATTGTGAACGAATCGGCAAACTGGCCAAACCCGGCCTGGACAATTACCGGGGACTACAATACAGGTCCCACGGCTTTCGAATCAGATCCTACCACAACGGCAAATTTCGCATTTGATGATGATGATGCTACGAATGGGCATGATGACAGCATCGCTGCGGAGTCTCCTGTGATCAATCTTGCCGCTGCCTTCAATGGTAATGAGAAATTTATTACTGCCACTGCACAATACGGTTACCACTATCTGGCTAACGACGTATTGATTTTCCAATACTGGGATGCTGATGCAGGTGCGTGGGTAAACTGGGGAGCAAGCATTCCTGGAAACAACACCGCCATATTGGATAATTTTTGCACGATCCCAAAAACCTCTATTTCAAGCGGAGCGTTGAGTATCGGTTCCTTTACAGCAAACCAGCTGGCGAACTTTAAGTACAGGATTTCATACGACGATCAGGTTGGCGGACCAGACTGGAACTACGGTTTTTGCTTCGAATCGCCTGTCCTGACATCGTCTGCATGTGGCGCTCCTTCCGCAATTGTTTTCTCAAATGTCATGGCAAACACAGTTGATGTGGCCTGGAGTGATTTGGGAGTTCCTTATGAATATGTTGTTGATGGAGTGGCAACAGATCCTGCCGGAGCTGGTACAGCTAACGCAACCAATTCAGTTTCTGTTGGCGGACTTACACAATTGACTCCTTATTATTTTCACGTAAGGGCCGTTTGTGCTCCAGGAGTATTCAGTGCGTGGACCACTACTCCCTTTACAACGTCTCCTGATCCTGCTGCTAATGACGATTGTGCGAATGCCATCGAACTTACTGTAAACCCTGATTTCGCATGTGGAACGGTAACTGCCGGAACTTTGCTTGGCGCTACGGATTCGGGTGAGACGGATAACGGTGCAGGTACTCCGGATGATGATGTATGGTATACGTTTGTAGCTTCTGCAACTTCACAGAAAATTGTGATTTCCAATGTATCAGGAACCCCTACTGATTTGGTATTTGAAGTACTGGATGGTGGTTGTGGTGCTTTTACAAGCCTTTTAATAAGTGATCCTAATACGAATTCCGTAGGCAACCTTATCCCTGGAAATACTTACTATATCAGGGTATTTAGTTATACTGCCGGTGGAAGCAATTCGACTACAACATTTAATATCTGTGTTGGTACGCCACCGCCTGCAGCTGCAAACGATGATTGTACTATGGCGGAAGCCCTGACTGTAAACCCAGATACAAACTGTGCTTCAGTAACTTCAGGAACGCTGCAGTCTGCATCGGATTCAGGAGAAGGTGATAATGGAGCAGGAACTCCGGATGATGACGTATGGTATACTTTCGTAGCTACAAATGCTATCCATACCATCAAGCTTTCTAACATCGTTGGTTCATCAACAGATTTAGTTCATGAAGTGCTTTCAGGAAACTGTGGCGGTTTTACAAGTTTATCGATTAGTGATCCTAACACAAGCTCAGTGGCAAACCTGAATGTTGGCGAAACATACTATATCAGGGTATTCACTTTAGGAGCTACTCCTGCCGATACGACTTTTGATATCTGCGTGGGTACACCACCACCACCGCCTGTCAACGATGATATTGCCGGTGCTATACAATTGACACTGGATTTGGGTACTGCATGTGGTCCAAATAAGATTACAGGGATATCTAATGACCAGACTTCAGGTTCTCCAGAAATTGCTCCTACATGTACAGATCAATACAATCCGTCTCAGGGTAATGGGGACCTTTGGTACTATATTGTTGCCCCATCACCTGATTTCAAGCTTAATATATCTGACATCACGGGTAGTATCGTTACCGTTTCAAGTGCATTGTATTCAGGTACGCCTGGAAACCTGACTGAAGTAGGTGTTTGTGGCAATGCTGCAACTAAAACGTACACTGGCCTTAACGTAGGTGAAACTTACTATTTCAGGGTTTGGGATTATGCTAATGATGGTATCGGTACTTTCAGCCTTTGTGGTTTTTATATCGATTGTACGCCTCATATAGCAACTTATACCGTTGTTTCTGATTGTCCTAACACTGAAACGTTCTCTGTAAATGTTGAGATCACAGGTATGGGATCTGCAACCAGCATCACCATTTCTGATGATCAGGGAAGCGCTACACAACAAGCTGCTGCTCCTGGAATTTATACTTTTGGTCCTTATGCAAATGGTACGCCGGTTATCTTTACATCTGTTAATGATGCCAGTGCTGCCTGTACGCTTACCAGCCCTGTACAAAATCAGGTTGCATGTCCTGGTCCGAACGACGAATGTGCCAATGCTATAGCGTTGATCCCAGCTGGTAGTTTTGATGCTGCAGCAGTGATTGGAAACAATACTGGTGCTACACATGATGCCAACGATCCGCTTCCAACCTGCGATGCATTGAACTTTGCAACAAATGGAAAAGATGTATGGTATAGTGTTGTTGTTCCTGCTTCAGGTACCTTGACTTTAGAGACAAGGACCGCAGGAGATACCAATATCGACGATACAGGTATTCAGGCGTTTTCAGGATCTTGTGGTGCATTGACAGCATTAGGTTGTAATGCAGATAACGGCGATGGGAACTTTTCGTTACTACCACTTACCGGCCTGAATGCGGGTGAAACCATATTGGTAAGGGTTTGGGGTTATAACACTGATTTCGGTGCTTTCAATGTAGCGGCTTATGACGCTTCATTAGGAATTTTACCAAATAGCGATGATGCATTCAGGGTTTATCCTAATCCAGTGCACAATGTACTGAACCTTGAATATGCAGCAGATATGTCAGAGGTTGCTGTATACAATGTTATTGGGCAACAAGTGCTTACAAAAACACTGAATACAAGTTCAGCCCAGGTTGATATGTCAAATCTTGCTTCCGGAACTTACATTGTGAAAGTCATGGCGGACAATAAGGTAAAAACAATCAAAGTTGTAAAACAATAA
- a CDS encoding glycosyltransferase produces the protein MFFSLIIPVYNRPDEVDELLQSLSLSTFKADFEVVIIEDGSSVPCSDVVKTYEGKLQISYYSKPNSGPGDSRNFGMKKAKGDYFLVFDSDCIIPKQYLEEVASALADDYVDCFGGPDKALDSFSDIQKAINFGMTSFLTTGGIRGGSEKTGKFQPRSFNMGLSKKAFEASGGFGNIHPGEDPDLSIRLWKLGFETRLFPKAYVYHKRRIDWSKFYKQVNKFGKARPILNRWYPEYTKLTFFFPTVFMLGLLFALLIAFAGMYIFIGLYGLYFMALFLVSISQNKSLKIGFLSLIAVSIQFYGYGIGFLKSFLSVQCLKNDPKKVFPELFF, from the coding sequence ATGTTTTTTTCGCTTATCATACCGGTTTACAACCGTCCCGATGAAGTTGATGAATTGCTGCAAAGCCTTTCCCTGTCAACATTCAAAGCAGATTTCGAAGTCGTAATCATTGAAGATGGTTCTTCAGTTCCATGTTCAGATGTTGTAAAAACATACGAAGGCAAACTGCAGATCAGTTATTATTCAAAACCAAATTCCGGTCCTGGTGATTCACGTAATTTCGGCATGAAGAAGGCCAAAGGCGATTACTTCCTGGTATTCGATTCGGATTGCATCATTCCAAAACAATATCTTGAGGAAGTTGCCTCAGCACTTGCAGACGACTATGTGGATTGTTTCGGCGGCCCTGACAAAGCACTGGATTCTTTTTCGGACATACAAAAGGCCATCAATTTTGGAATGACTTCTTTCCTTACCACAGGCGGCATCCGCGGAGGTTCTGAAAAAACAGGGAAATTCCAGCCGCGTAGCTTTAATATGGGATTGTCAAAAAAGGCATTTGAAGCTTCCGGAGGATTTGGAAACATCCATCCTGGCGAAGATCCCGACCTATCCATCAGGCTTTGGAAACTCGGTTTCGAAACCCGGCTGTTCCCGAAAGCGTACGTCTATCACAAACGCCGCATCGACTGGTCTAAATTTTACAAGCAGGTCAATAAATTCGGTAAGGCAAGGCCCATCCTGAACCGTTGGTATCCAGAATATACCAAACTTACTTTTTTCTTCCCGACGGTTTTCATGCTCGGCTTACTGTTTGCATTACTTATAGCATTTGCAGGAATGTACATTTTTATCGGCTTGTACGGACTTTATTTCATGGCCCTTTTCCTGGTTTCCATATCCCAGAATAAAAGCCTTAAAATCGGGTTTTTATCACTCATTGCCGTGTCCATACAATTTTATGGCTATGGCATCGGTTTTTTAAAATCATTTCTCAGTGTGCAATGCCTGAAAAATGATCCCAAGAAAGTATTCCCTGAATTATTTTTCTGA
- the coaE gene encoding dephospho-CoA kinase (Dephospho-CoA kinase (CoaE) performs the final step in coenzyme A biosynthesis.) — protein sequence MSKIIGLTGGIGSGKTTVAKMFTELGVPVYIADDAGKKVLDLPKAVNALKQVFGEKVFTDGHPDRKKIAALVFGNPEKLSMLNRIVHPLVKNDFNLWLKENRQAPFIIKETAILFESGSDLGCDKIITVTAPLEDRISRVISRDQSDREAILKRIDSQWTDEQRTAKSDYIIENTNKENTKQQVVNIYQILKHL from the coding sequence ATGTCAAAAATCATCGGACTTACAGGCGGTATCGGAAGCGGCAAAACGACAGTGGCCAAAATGTTCACGGAACTCGGCGTGCCTGTATATATTGCTGATGATGCAGGAAAAAAAGTCTTGGATTTGCCCAAAGCCGTCAATGCCTTAAAACAGGTTTTTGGTGAAAAAGTCTTCACCGATGGACATCCTGACCGGAAAAAGATTGCCGCACTTGTTTTCGGAAATCCCGAAAAACTTTCCATGCTCAACAGGATTGTACATCCGCTGGTCAAAAATGATTTCAATCTTTGGCTTAAGGAAAACCGGCAGGCTCCGTTTATCATAAAGGAAACGGCCATACTTTTTGAAAGCGGCAGTGATCTCGGCTGTGATAAAATCATTACGGTAACCGCCCCGTTGGAAGACCGCATTTCCCGCGTTATTTCGCGTGACCAGTCGGACAGGGAAGCTATTTTAAAGCGCATTGATTCACAGTGGACTGATGAACAGCGTACGGCTAAAAGTGACTACATTATTGAAAATACAAATAAGGAAAATACTAAGCAACAGGTAGTTAATATCTACCAAATCCTTAAACACCTGTAA
- a CDS encoding sensor histidine kinase, protein MNKTLFRLLVFLMSLSLIGIILVQLYLINTSLKNNEEQFKYHVKQVIASVSEKLKQRELYTFLNEYNKLKDSIGKDPKQSELMNFILVQNNRMTNETVIYSNSIIADDYGISFFDKKKDSIVKANNYISRRKTEIFSGNAIDKSSMQHNVVPDMTIQKSGTIALLDKVQFDISFRDIAETKAITDRISVAELQKLLGQELKQADVITPFEFAVYGNGLATKIKSEKFKVNKDATFKTKILTDNDGESKYELLVSFPEKKKFLFSELINITILSIVFTLVIIIAYSSALNQLIKQRQISEIKTDFINNMTHEFKTPIATINLALDAIRNPKVSGDQEKMERYHQMIRDENKRMHAQVENVLRISKLEKRELDITKESADIHEIIEDAAEHVNLIVEDRGGEINQHLDAKRTTVLLNDVHFTNVIVNMLDNAIKYSPDAPIIDVYTENVKDFVIIKIKDRGAGMSKAAQKRIFEKFYREHTGDIHNVKGHGLGLAYVKRIVDDHNGQIAVESEKGKGSTFIIKLPLIN, encoded by the coding sequence ATGAATAAGACATTATTTCGATTACTTGTTTTTTTAATGAGCCTGTCATTGATAGGCATAATTTTGGTTCAGCTCTACCTGATCAATACGTCATTAAAAAATAACGAAGAGCAATTCAAATACCATGTCAAGCAGGTTATTGCAAGTGTTTCTGAAAAGTTGAAACAGCGGGAATTATATACATTCCTGAATGAATACAACAAACTCAAGGACAGTATCGGTAAAGACCCTAAGCAGAGTGAACTGATGAATTTCATCCTGGTCCAGAACAACCGCATGACCAATGAAACTGTGATTTATTCCAACAGCATTATTGCAGATGATTACGGGATTTCGTTCTTTGATAAGAAAAAAGATTCTATTGTAAAGGCAAACAATTACATCTCCAGGCGTAAGACTGAAATATTTTCAGGGAATGCCATTGATAAATCGTCGATGCAGCACAATGTGGTTCCGGATATGACGATCCAGAAATCAGGAACGATAGCCCTGCTCGATAAAGTGCAGTTTGATATTTCATTCCGCGATATAGCTGAGACCAAAGCCATTACAGACAGGATTTCTGTTGCGGAACTCCAGAAACTACTGGGACAGGAACTCAAACAAGCTGATGTGATCACGCCATTTGAATTTGCCGTTTACGGAAACGGATTGGCTACAAAAATCAAGTCTGAAAAGTTTAAAGTCAACAAAGACGCGACTTTCAAAACGAAGATACTCACAGATAATGATGGTGAGAGTAAGTACGAATTGCTGGTAAGCTTCCCTGAAAAGAAGAAATTCCTTTTTTCAGAACTGATAAACATTACCATCTTGTCGATCGTCTTCACGCTCGTAATCATCATTGCTTACAGCAGCGCCCTGAACCAGTTGATCAAGCAGCGTCAGATTTCAGAAATCAAGACCGATTTCATCAACAATATGACGCACGAGTTCAAGACCCCCATTGCTACAATCAACCTCGCTTTGGATGCCATCAGGAACCCAAAGGTAAGCGGTGATCAGGAAAAGATGGAACGTTACCACCAGATGATCAGGGATGAAAATAAACGGATGCACGCACAGGTGGAGAATGTACTCAGGATTTCAAAACTGGAAAAGCGCGAGCTCGACATCACGAAGGAGTCCGCGGATATTCACGAGATCATCGAAGATGCGGCGGAACATGTTAACCTGATTGTCGAAGACCGTGGCGGTGAAATCAACCAGCACCTGGATGCAAAAAGGACCACAGTATTGCTCAATGACGTCCATTTTACGAATGTTATCGTAAATATGCTTGACAACGCCATCAAGTATTCGCCCGATGCCCCGATCATTGACGTGTATACGGAAAACGTAAAAGATTTCGTTATCATTAAGATAAAAGACCGCGGCGCAGGAATGAGCAAGGCGGCACAAAAAAGAATTTTCGAAAAATTCTATCGCGAGCACACCGGAGATATCCACAATGTCAAAGGCCACGGATTGGGTCTCGCTTATGTTAAACGGATTGTGGACGACCATAACGGTCAGATTGCAGTAGAAAGCGAAAAAGGGAAAGGTAGTACCTTCATCATAAAATTACCATTAATAAATTGA
- a CDS encoding response regulator transcription factor, which translates to METENKKILLVEDDPNFGSILKDYLILNDFQVTLAKNGMEGFEKFKKEPFDLCILDVMMPYKDGYTLAKEIREKNKDIPIIFLTAKSMKEDVLKGYKVGADDYLNKPFDSEVLLMKIKAILQRQATEVKTDVAKFEFEIGDFHLNSKLRFLTYKQEEPVKLSPKENELLKMLAVYENDLMPRELALTKIWRDDNYFTSRSMDVYIAKLRKYLKPDENVEILNIHGEGFRLVVKNKPKAAAAAE; encoded by the coding sequence ATGGAAACAGAAAACAAAAAAATCCTTTTAGTAGAAGATGATCCGAACTTCGGATCGATACTGAAAGACTATTTAATCCTGAATGACTTCCAGGTCACACTGGCGAAAAACGGGATGGAAGGTTTTGAGAAATTCAAGAAAGAACCTTTCGACCTGTGTATCCTTGATGTGATGATGCCTTATAAAGACGGTTATACTTTAGCCAAAGAAATCCGCGAAAAAAATAAGGACATTCCAATCATCTTCCTCACGGCCAAATCGATGAAAGAAGATGTACTTAAAGGCTACAAAGTAGGTGCTGATGATTATCTCAACAAGCCATTCGATTCTGAAGTGCTGCTGATGAAAATCAAGGCCATCCTGCAAAGGCAGGCCACTGAGGTCAAGACCGACGTAGCTAAATTCGAATTTGAGATTGGTGATTTCCACCTGAATTCAAAGTTAAGGTTCCTGACTTACAAACAAGAGGAGCCGGTAAAATTGTCCCCAAAAGAAAACGAATTGCTGAAAATGCTTGCCGTCTATGAAAACGACTTAATGCCGAGGGAACTGGCACTTACAAAAATCTGGAGAGACGACAATTACTTCACATCAAGAAGTATGGACGTATATATCGCCAAACTCAGGAAATACCTCAAGCCCGATGAGAATGTGGAAATTCTGAACATCCACGGTGAAGGCTTCAGGCTGGTTGTCAAGAATAAGCCAAAAGCAGCCGCTGCGGCAGAGTAA
- a CDS encoding acyl-[acyl-carrier-protein] thioesterase — translation MPIAEDFSSIYEHQWEINFSQCAPNGLMKYTDLCNILQLTAAYHAEMGGISFTEMQEFSQAWVLSRMRVEMLRLPKWKETVTVKTWIVSLENSRSVRALEVYGSDGKKIVGCETYWAVFNTNIRRPEALALPHEHYIKYGDMFSTKERVRKIMFFETVKTVKKHKVVVSDLDIVNHVNNVKYLEWCLDTLDPALLLYSRINAFEMNFMKELMLGEEVYIEEMNTESNPIFSISREGKSCFALELELKG, via the coding sequence ATGCCGATAGCCGAAGATTTTTCATCAATATACGAACACCAGTGGGAGATTAATTTTTCACAATGCGCCCCGAACGGATTGATGAAATACACCGATTTGTGCAATATATTGCAACTTACTGCAGCATATCATGCAGAAATGGGCGGGATCAGTTTTACAGAAATGCAGGAATTTTCCCAGGCGTGGGTGCTGAGCAGGATGCGTGTTGAGATGTTGCGCCTGCCAAAATGGAAAGAGACCGTGACGGTAAAAACCTGGATTGTTTCGCTTGAAAATTCGAGGTCGGTCAGGGCATTGGAAGTGTACGGCAGTGATGGCAAAAAAATCGTGGGCTGTGAAACGTATTGGGCTGTTTTCAATACCAATATCAGGCGTCCTGAAGCGCTGGCGCTGCCTCATGAACATTACATTAAATATGGGGACATGTTTTCAACCAAAGAGCGCGTCAGGAAAATCATGTTTTTTGAGACTGTCAAAACGGTAAAGAAGCATAAAGTCGTCGTTTCAGACCTGGATATCGTAAACCACGTCAACAATGTAAAATACCTCGAATGGTGCCTGGACACGCTGGATCCGGCCCTATTGCTTTATAGCAGGATTAATGCCTTCGAAATGAATTTTATGAAAGAACTCATGCTTGGCGAAGAAGTGTATATTGAGGAAATGAACACCGAAAGCAACCCGATATTTTCGATTTCGAGGGAAGGAAAATCGTGTTTTGCGCTGGAACTGGAATTGAAGGGATAA
- the miaA gene encoding tRNA (adenosine(37)-N6)-dimethylallyltransferase MiaA: protein MPKFLITIVGPTAIGKTAMAIHVAKHFNCDIISCDSRQFFKEMTIGTAVPSDTELQSATHHFIHNKSIFDEYNVGDFEKEAITKLEGLFLENDFVVMTGGSGLYVDAVLKGFDDFPDVDPEVRTGIASQYDQHGIFYLQHQLQQLDPDYFSVVDTGNPQRMMRALEVSIGTGKPYSYFLKQKTNQRNFTNVIIGLDADREIIYDRINRRVDMMIHDGLLAEAEKLFTHKNLNALQTVGYRELFDYFEGKYNLDFAISEIKKNTRRFAKRQLTWFRRNVETKWFDYETDPKVIIAYIQQLVIHNPKCR, encoded by the coding sequence ATGCCAAAGTTCCTGATCACCATCGTGGGACCTACCGCTATTGGCAAAACCGCTATGGCAATTCACGTTGCAAAGCATTTCAATTGCGATATCATTTCTTGTGATTCCAGGCAGTTTTTTAAGGAAATGACCATTGGGACTGCCGTGCCGAGCGACACGGAATTACAATCAGCGACGCACCATTTCATTCACAACAAGTCCATTTTTGACGAATATAACGTTGGCGATTTTGAGAAAGAAGCCATTACGAAACTTGAAGGATTATTTCTTGAAAATGATTTTGTAGTGATGACTGGCGGTTCCGGGTTATATGTCGATGCGGTATTGAAAGGTTTTGATGATTTTCCTGATGTTGATCCTGAAGTGCGTACCGGAATTGCATCTCAATATGACCAGCATGGGATTTTTTATTTGCAGCACCAATTGCAGCAACTCGATCCTGACTATTTTTCGGTTGTAGATACCGGAAACCCACAACGGATGATGCGGGCTTTGGAAGTTAGTATTGGAACCGGCAAACCGTATTCCTATTTTCTAAAGCAAAAAACCAACCAAAGGAATTTCACCAACGTCATCATCGGGCTTGACGCCGACAGGGAAATCATTTATGACCGGATCAACAGGAGGGTTGACATGATGATCCATGACGGTTTATTGGCAGAAGCCGAAAAACTGTTTACTCATAAAAACCTGAATGCTTTGCAGACGGTGGGTTACCGGGAACTTTTTGACTATTTCGAAGGAAAATACAACCTTGATTTTGCCATTTCAGAAATCAAGAAAAATACACGCCGTTTCGCAAAGCGCCAACTGACGTGGTTTCGCCGGAATGTTGAAACGAAATGGTTTGATTATGAAACAGACCCCAAAGTAATTATTGCGTATATTCAACAACTCGTAATTCATAATCCTAAATGCCGATAG
- a CDS encoding exonuclease domain-containing protein — MYAILDIETTGGQYNEEGITEIAIYRHDGHEVVDQFISLVNPEIPIQPFVVKLTGINNAMLKSAPKFFEVAKRIIEITQDCIIVAHNASFDYRILRTEFRRLGYNYEASTLCTVELAQKLIPDQPSYSLGKLVRALGIPMADRHRANGDAMATVKLFKMLLDKDLEKTILTELVKSEIIKGIAPKLYDIVESLPSKTGIYYIHREDGTIIYIGKSRNIRKRVNQHFTGTTAKCKKIQHEAFTVTFELTGSELIALLKESEEIKVNKPIYNRAQKKTIFPWALYTETDPSGYSCLKLLKTDRRKKEIISYTSLQEGRNAFFRISAQYNMCQKLNGLYQSDKECFQYKIKECDGACIGEIPVEEYNARITEFIEKTLFEHKSMMIIDRGRTINERSAVLIEDGVYKGYAFYDLNYQVNNISILKNILVSMPNNRDTRHIIQKHIQRSRNLKIVNF; from the coding sequence ATGTACGCAATACTTGACATAGAAACCACCGGCGGCCAATACAACGAAGAGGGCATTACTGAAATTGCCATCTATCGGCATGACGGGCATGAGGTGGTGGACCAGTTTATCAGCCTGGTGAATCCGGAAATCCCTATCCAGCCTTTTGTAGTGAAATTGACGGGCATCAATAATGCCATGCTGAAATCGGCACCGAAGTTTTTTGAAGTGGCAAAGCGTATTATTGAAATTACGCAGGATTGTATCATTGTGGCACACAATGCGTCATTCGATTACAGGATTTTGCGTACTGAATTCAGGAGGTTGGGTTATAATTATGAAGCATCAACACTTTGTACCGTCGAACTTGCACAAAAACTCATTCCTGATCAACCGTCATACAGCCTTGGAAAACTGGTGCGTGCACTGGGAATCCCGATGGCAGACAGGCATCGTGCAAACGGCGATGCGATGGCGACGGTAAAACTGTTCAAGATGCTTTTGGATAAGGATCTCGAAAAAACCATCCTGACCGAATTGGTCAAATCTGAAATCATAAAAGGTATTGCCCCGAAATTGTACGATATCGTGGAAAGCCTGCCTTCAAAAACCGGGATTTACTACATACATCGCGAAGACGGCACCATTATTTACATTGGCAAAAGCAGGAATATCAGAAAGCGCGTAAACCAGCATTTCACGGGTACGACAGCAAAATGCAAGAAGATACAGCACGAAGCGTTTACAGTGACTTTCGAACTTACCGGAAGCGAATTGATTGCACTGCTGAAGGAAAGCGAAGAAATAAAAGTCAACAAACCCATCTACAACCGGGCCCAGAAGAAAACCATTTTCCCATGGGCATTATATACTGAAACAGACCCATCGGGTTATTCTTGTCTGAAACTTCTGAAAACTGACCGCAGGAAAAAGGAAATCATCTCCTATACTTCGTTACAGGAAGGCCGGAATGCATTTTTCAGGATCAGTGCACAATACAATATGTGCCAGAAACTCAATGGGCTTTACCAGTCGGACAAGGAATGTTTTCAATATAAGATCAAGGAATGTGACGGCGCCTGTATCGGGGAAATTCCGGTTGAAGAGTACAATGCCCGCATCACCGAATTCATAGAGAAAACCCTTTTTGAACATAAAAGCATGATGATTATTGACCGCGGCCGAACGATAAACGAGCGAAGCGCGGTATTGATTGAAGACGGTGTGTATAAAGGCTATGCTTTTTATGACTTGAACTACCAGGTAAACAACATCAGTATTTTGAAAAATATTCTGGTTTCGATGCCGAATAACCGTGATACCAGGCACATTATCCAAAAACACATCCAAAGGAGCCGCAACCTTAAAATCGTCAATTTTTAG
- a CDS encoding YggS family pyridoxal phosphate-dependent enzyme has protein sequence MSIADNLSSIKAGLPSKVTLVAVSKTKPVSELMEAYEAGQRLFGENKIQEMAEKHDAMPKDIEWHMIGHVQTNKVKYMASFVNLVHGVDSFKLLEEINKQAKKNNRVIDCLLQVHIAEEETKFGLDEPELETLLASESLKSLQNICIKGLMGMATFTENESQIRKEFSFLKSLFDKYSKFQILNSKFSILSMGMSGDYKTAIECGSTMVRIGSSIFGGR, from the coding sequence ATGTCAATAGCCGATAACCTCAGTTCGATAAAAGCCGGTTTGCCTTCGAAGGTCACGCTCGTTGCGGTTTCCAAAACCAAGCCGGTCAGTGAATTGATGGAAGCTTATGAAGCCGGACAACGCCTCTTCGGGGAGAACAAAATCCAGGAAATGGCGGAGAAGCATGATGCCATGCCAAAGGACATCGAATGGCATATGATTGGGCATGTGCAAACGAATAAGGTGAAATACATGGCTTCGTTCGTCAATTTAGTTCATGGCGTAGACAGCTTTAAATTATTGGAAGAAATCAACAAGCAGGCAAAGAAGAACAACCGTGTTATCGATTGCCTTTTACAGGTTCATATTGCTGAGGAAGAAACTAAATTCGGGCTTGACGAACCGGAACTTGAAACATTGCTGGCATCTGAAAGCTTAAAATCTTTGCAGAACATTTGCATCAAAGGCTTGATGGGCATGGCTACATTTACTGAAAATGAAAGCCAGATCCGCAAGGAATTCTCTTTTTTAAAATCCCTTTTCGACAAATATTCCAAATTCCAAATTCTTAATTCTAAATTCTCAATTCTCTCCATGGGCATGTCCGGTGATTATAAAACCGCAATCGAATGCGGGAGTACGATGGTTCGGATTGGAAGTAGTATATTTGGAGGGAGATAA